In a single window of the Zea mays cultivar B73 chromosome 5, Zm-B73-REFERENCE-NAM-5.0, whole genome shotgun sequence genome:
- the LOC111258512 gene encoding uncharacterized protein LOC111258512 has product MEPQHGEKELQLLLLPTTTPLNAAFLHAPRPAAASSPSDHPQLDLSLSISIGPPTPHAAEQAGRGRTATAAEQSKRAADVQALKQQAAEQARMASAERAYAERVKELARRELELAEREFARARAIWERARGEVEKVERVKAMAARRIAAGASAAALEITCHACMQRFHP; this is encoded by the coding sequence ATGGAGCCCCAGCACGGCGAGAAGGAACTCCAGCTTCTCCTCCTCCCCACAACCACGCCTCTGAACGCTGCCTTCCTCCACGCCCCTCGGCCGGCGGCGGCCAGCAGCCCCTCTGACCACCCGCAGCTGGACCTGAGCCTGTCCATCAGCATTGGGCCACCGACGCCACATGCGGCAGAGCAagcaggacgaggccgcacggcgaCGGCCGCTGAGCAGAGCAAGAGGGCGGCGGACGTGCAGGCGCTGAAGCAGCAGGCGGCGGAGCAGGCCCGGATGGCGTCGGCGGAGCGGGCGTACGCGGAGCGCGTGAAGGAGCTGGCGCGGCGGGAGCTGGAGCTGGCGGAGCGCGAgttcgcgcgggcgcgggcgatcTGGGAGCGCGCCCGCGGCGAGGTGGAGAAGGTGGAGCGCGTCAAGGCCATGGCCGCGCGCCGGATCGCCGCTGGCGCCTCCGCCGCCGCGCTCGAGATCACCTGCCACGCCTGCATGCAGCGCTTCCACCCTTAG
- the LOC103627194 gene encoding dirigent protein 1: MASFAKPQHLLLAATVAVVLLLVAAADASQRPVHLRLYMHDIIGGPGQTAIHLIRNVGPPHTSLKGAYFGDTVAIDDLVTEGPAADSRAVGRALGTYMLSSQREQVLVVAVTVVLADGPYNGSTFAVAGRVKIFDDTTELAVVSGTGGLRRAAGHLLWRTAEVVSEVYMVLELVVRMSVPATASTAAPVDG; encoded by the coding sequence ATGGCCAGCTTTGCAAAGCCGCAGCATCTGCTGCTTGCCGCCACCGTGGCCGTCGTTCTCCTGCTCGTCGCCGCGGCGGACGCCAGCCAGCGCCCGGTGCACCTGCGGTTGTACATGCACGACATCATCGGCGGGCCGGGGCAGACGGCCATCCACCTCATCCGGAACGTCGGGCCGCCGCACACGTCGCTGAAGGGCGCCTACTTCGGCGACACGGTGGCCATCGACGACCTCGTGACCGAGGGACCCGCCGCCGACTCCAGGGCCGTCGGCCGGGCGCTGGGCACCTACATGCTGTCCTCCCAGCGCGAGCAGGTGCTCGTGGTCGCCGTCACCGTCGTGCTCGCCGACGGGCCCTACAACGGCAGCACCTTCGCCGTGGCCGGCCGCGTCAAGATCTTCGACGACACGACGGAGCTCGCTGTCGTCAGCGGAACGGGCGGGCTCCGGCGCGCCGCCGGTCACTTGCTGTGGAGGACGGCTGAGGTGGTGTCCGAGGTGTATATGGTGCTGGAGCTGGTCGTGCGCATGTCTGTTCCTGCGACGGCGAGCACTGCTGCTCCTGTCGATGGGTGA